A section of the Streptomyces sp. CG1 genome encodes:
- the rph gene encoding ribonuclease PH translates to MSRIDGRTPEQLRPVTIERGWSKHAEGSVLVSFGDTKVFCTASVTEGVPRWRKGSGEGWVTAEYAMLPRATNTRGDRESVKGKIGGRTHEISRLIGRSLRAVIDYKALGENTIVLDCDVLQADGGTRTAAITGAYVALADAVAWAQGKKLIKAGRQPLTGTVSAVSVGIVGGVPLLDLCYEEDVRAETDMNVVCTGDGRFVEVQGTAEAEPFAREELNSLLDLAVAGCADLATIQRATLDATLGK, encoded by the coding sequence ATGTCTCGCATCGACGGCCGTACTCCCGAACAGCTCCGCCCGGTCACCATCGAACGCGGATGGAGCAAGCACGCCGAGGGCTCCGTCCTCGTCTCCTTCGGCGACACCAAGGTGTTCTGCACCGCCTCCGTGACCGAAGGTGTCCCGCGCTGGCGCAAGGGCAGCGGCGAGGGCTGGGTCACCGCGGAGTACGCCATGCTGCCCCGCGCCACCAACACCCGCGGCGACCGCGAGTCCGTCAAGGGCAAGATCGGCGGCCGTACGCACGAGATCTCCCGCCTCATCGGCCGTTCGCTGCGCGCCGTCATCGACTACAAGGCGCTCGGCGAGAACACCATCGTCCTCGACTGCGACGTCCTCCAGGCCGACGGCGGCACCCGTACCGCCGCCATCACCGGCGCGTACGTCGCCCTCGCCGACGCCGTCGCCTGGGCCCAGGGCAAGAAGCTGATCAAGGCCGGCCGGCAGCCGCTCACCGGCACCGTCTCGGCCGTCTCCGTCGGCATCGTCGGCGGCGTCCCGCTCCTCGACCTCTGCTACGAGGAGGACGTGCGCGCCGAGACCGACATGAACGTCGTCTGCACCGGCGACGGCCGCTTCGTCGAGGTCCAGGGCACCGCCGAGGCCGAGCCGTTCGCCCGCGAGGAGCTGAACTCCCTGCTCGACCTCGCCGTCGCCGGCTGCGCCGACCTCGCCACGATCCAGCGCGCCACGCTGGACGCCACGCTCGGAAAGTAA
- a CDS encoding ABC transporter permease: MGAGRLYVAVAAGGFRRYATYRAATAAGVFTNTVFGLILVYTYRALWDERPHLGGWDQSQVVTYVWMGQAFLSTLAIGGGGVENELMERIRTGDVAIDLYRPADLQLWWLATDLGRALFQLLGRGVVPFAFGALCFPVYLPTDVGTWIAFFVAVLLAMLVGFGIRYLVALSAFWLLDGMGVTQMAWLAGYFCSGMLLPLNVFPGTLGEVVRALPWSSLLQAPAQILLGHADPLGTYAFQGAWAVALLGAGRLVQSAATRRVVVQGG, from the coding sequence GTGGGCGCGGGACGGTTGTACGTGGCCGTCGCGGCGGGGGGATTCAGACGGTACGCGACGTATCGGGCCGCCACTGCGGCAGGGGTGTTCACGAACACGGTCTTCGGGCTGATCCTCGTGTACACGTATCGCGCGCTCTGGGACGAGCGACCGCACCTGGGCGGGTGGGATCAGTCGCAGGTCGTGACCTATGTGTGGATGGGCCAGGCGTTCCTGTCGACGCTCGCGATCGGCGGCGGAGGCGTCGAGAACGAACTGATGGAACGCATCCGTACGGGGGACGTGGCGATCGACCTGTACCGGCCCGCCGACCTGCAGCTGTGGTGGCTGGCCACCGATCTCGGCCGGGCCTTGTTCCAGCTGCTGGGGCGGGGCGTGGTCCCCTTCGCCTTCGGCGCCCTGTGCTTCCCGGTGTACCTGCCGACGGACGTGGGCACGTGGATCGCCTTCTTCGTCGCCGTGCTGCTGGCGATGCTCGTCGGGTTCGGGATCCGGTATTTGGTCGCGCTGAGCGCGTTCTGGCTCCTGGACGGCATGGGTGTGACGCAGATGGCGTGGCTCGCCGGCTACTTCTGCTCGGGCATGCTGCTGCCGCTGAACGTCTTCCCGGGCACGCTCGGCGAGGTCGTACGGGCCCTGCCGTGGTCCTCGCTGCTCCAGGCGCCGGCCCAGATCCTGCTGGGGCACGCGGATCCGCTGGGCACGTACGCGTTCCAGGGGGCGTGGGCGGTGGCGCTGCTGGGCGCCGGGCGGCTGGTGCAGTCGGCGGCGACGCGCAGGGTGGTGGTCCAGGGTGGGTGA
- a CDS encoding DUF1707 domain-containing protein, producing the protein MTDDAVPDLRASDADRERVAEVLRDALAEGRLDMHEFEERLDAVYKARTYGELTPLTRDLPTAGTAAPPAPVSFTKAPAESGSWASRIVGGEGSSSGGIAILSGFERKGRWTVPKRFNCFTFMGGGEIDLREANFADREVEINCVAIMGGMQVIVPPGVEVVVRGIGIMGGFEHPRDDGPPEPGAPRVIIGGLAFWGGVGVERKVTRAEQRRLKEQRRQERVERREARHELLRERREERRELFRDRREEREQRRRDRGY; encoded by the coding sequence ATGACCGACGACGCAGTCCCGGACCTCCGGGCGTCCGACGCCGACCGTGAGCGGGTCGCCGAGGTCCTCCGGGACGCTCTGGCCGAGGGCCGCCTCGACATGCACGAGTTCGAGGAGCGCCTGGACGCGGTGTACAAGGCGCGCACCTACGGCGAGCTGACGCCGCTCACCCGCGATCTGCCGACGGCCGGCACGGCGGCGCCCCCTGCGCCGGTCTCGTTCACCAAGGCGCCTGCGGAGAGCGGGAGTTGGGCGTCCCGGATCGTCGGCGGGGAGGGGTCCTCGAGCGGCGGGATCGCGATTCTGTCGGGGTTCGAGCGCAAGGGCCGCTGGACGGTGCCGAAGCGGTTCAACTGTTTCACGTTCATGGGCGGCGGCGAGATCGACCTGCGCGAGGCGAACTTCGCGGACCGCGAGGTCGAGATCAACTGCGTGGCGATCATGGGCGGAATGCAGGTCATCGTGCCGCCCGGGGTCGAGGTGGTCGTCCGGGGCATCGGCATCATGGGCGGCTTCGAGCACCCTCGGGACGACGGTCCGCCCGAGCCGGGCGCTCCGCGGGTGATCATCGGTGGGCTCGCCTTCTGGGGCGGGGTCGGTGTGGAGCGCAAGGTCACCCGGGCCGAGCAGAGGCGGCTGAAGGAACAGCGCCGGCAGGAGAGGGTGGAGCGCAGGGAGGCCCGGCACGAGTTGCTGCGCGAGCGGCGCGAGGAACGGCGAGAGCTGTTCCGGGACCGGCGCGAGGAGCGGGAGCAGCGGCGCCGGGACCGGGGGTACTAG
- a CDS encoding PTS transporter subunit EIIC, which produces MSSATATAAPAKKRGSGLFQGLQKVGRSLQLPIAVLPAAGILLRLGQDDVFGKDGLGWNKVAAVFATAGDAVFSNLPLLFCVGIAIGFAKKADGSTALAALVGFLVYKNVLTAFPITEAKITKGADIPATYNDPKVLGGIVMGLIAAVVWQRFHRTKLPDWLGFFNGRRLVPILMAFIGTGIGVVFGLIWEPIGNVITDFGKWMTGLGAFGAGLFGLINRGLLPIGMHQFVNTVAWQEIGSYKDSTGALWHGDLPRFFHGDPTAGQFMTGFFPIMMFALPAAALAITHCARPERRKAVGGMMLSLALTSFVTGITEPIEFAFMFIAPLLYAIHAVLTAVSMAVTWSLGVHHGFSFSAGAIDYFLNWGLATKPWMIIPIGLVFAVIYYVVFRFAIIRFNLPTPGREPEEELEDLTKA; this is translated from the coding sequence ATGAGCTCCGCCACCGCCACGGCGGCTCCCGCAAAGAAGCGGGGATCCGGCCTGTTCCAGGGCCTGCAGAAGGTCGGCCGCAGCCTGCAGCTCCCGATCGCCGTACTGCCGGCGGCGGGCATCCTGCTGCGTCTCGGCCAGGACGACGTGTTCGGCAAGGACGGCCTCGGCTGGAACAAGGTCGCGGCCGTGTTCGCCACGGCCGGCGACGCCGTGTTCAGCAATCTGCCGCTGCTGTTCTGCGTGGGCATCGCCATCGGCTTCGCCAAGAAGGCCGACGGCTCCACGGCGCTGGCGGCGCTGGTCGGCTTCCTGGTGTACAAGAACGTGCTGACCGCGTTCCCGATCACCGAGGCCAAGATAACCAAGGGCGCGGACATCCCCGCGACCTACAACGACCCCAAGGTGCTCGGCGGCATCGTCATGGGTCTCATCGCCGCCGTCGTCTGGCAGCGCTTCCACCGCACCAAGCTGCCCGACTGGCTGGGCTTCTTCAACGGCCGCCGGCTGGTGCCCATCCTGATGGCCTTCATCGGCACCGGCATCGGTGTGGTCTTCGGTCTGATCTGGGAGCCCATCGGCAACGTCATCACCGACTTCGGCAAGTGGATGACCGGGCTCGGCGCGTTCGGCGCGGGCCTCTTCGGTCTCATCAACCGCGGTCTGCTGCCCATCGGCATGCACCAGTTCGTCAACACGGTGGCCTGGCAGGAGATCGGCAGCTACAAGGACTCCACCGGTGCCCTGTGGCACGGTGACCTGCCCCGCTTCTTCCACGGCGACCCGACCGCCGGACAGTTCATGACGGGCTTCTTCCCGATCATGATGTTCGCCCTGCCGGCCGCCGCCCTGGCGATCACCCACTGTGCCCGCCCGGAGCGCCGCAAGGCCGTCGGCGGCATGATGCTGTCCCTCGCCCTGACCTCGTTCGTCACCGGTATCACCGAGCCGATCGAGTTCGCGTTCATGTTCATCGCCCCGCTGCTGTACGCGATCCACGCGGTCCTCACCGCGGTGTCGATGGCGGTGACCTGGTCGCTGGGCGTGCACCACGGCTTCAGCTTCTCGGCCGGTGCGATCGACTACTTCCTCAACTGGGGCCTGGCCACCAAGCCCTGGATGATCATCCCCATCGGCCTGGTCTTCGCGGTGATCTACTACGTGGTCTTCCGCTTCGCGATCATCAGGTTCAACCTCCCGACCCCGGGCCGCGAGCCCGAGGAGGAGCTCGAGGACCT
- a CDS encoding ATP-binding cassette domain-containing protein: MTDSAFAGDFSEGFIALENVAKVFDVRKKTGFLKRERREVRAVDSLSFSVARGEMVGYIGPNGAGKSTTIKMLTGILTPSAGRLRVAGIDPSRERRRLAHRIGVVFGQRTTLWWDLPLIDSYRLAHRMYRIPDARYRENLDRCVELLELDALLDVPVRQLSLGQRMRGDIAAALLHDPEVLYLDEPTIGLDVVSKAKVRGFLRELNTERGTTVLLTTHDLQDIEQLCSRVMVIDHGRLMYDGPLAGLHEAGESERTLVVDLERELPPVEVPSARVVRVEGPRQWLAFPAGQSAAPLVARLAAEYPLVDLSVREPDIEAVIAKMYAEKAVS; this comes from the coding sequence ATGACGGACAGCGCATTCGCCGGGGACTTCAGCGAGGGCTTCATCGCGCTGGAGAACGTGGCGAAGGTCTTCGACGTGCGCAAGAAGACCGGGTTTCTGAAACGGGAGCGGCGCGAGGTGCGGGCGGTGGACTCGCTCTCGTTCAGCGTGGCGCGCGGGGAGATGGTCGGCTACATCGGGCCGAACGGCGCCGGGAAGTCGACCACGATCAAGATGCTGACCGGCATCCTGACGCCCAGCGCGGGGCGGCTGCGGGTGGCGGGCATCGACCCGTCGCGGGAGCGGCGGCGCCTCGCGCACCGGATCGGGGTGGTGTTCGGGCAGCGTACGACCCTGTGGTGGGACCTGCCGCTGATCGACTCCTATCGGCTGGCGCACCGCATGTACCGGATCCCGGACGCCCGTTACCGCGAGAACCTGGACCGGTGCGTCGAACTCCTGGAGCTGGACGCCCTGTTGGACGTGCCCGTACGGCAGCTCTCGCTCGGGCAGCGGATGCGTGGGGACATCGCGGCGGCCCTGCTGCACGACCCCGAGGTGCTGTACCTGGACGAGCCGACGATCGGACTGGACGTCGTGTCGAAGGCCAAGGTGCGGGGATTCCTGCGGGAGTTGAACACCGAGCGGGGCACGACCGTGCTGCTGACCACGCACGACCTGCAGGACATCGAGCAGTTGTGCTCGCGGGTGATGGTGATCGACCACGGTCGGCTGATGTACGACGGTCCGCTCGCGGGGCTGCACGAGGCCGGCGAGAGCGAGCGGACGCTGGTGGTGGACCTGGAGCGGGAGCTGCCGCCGGTCGAGGTGCCGTCGGCGCGGGTGGTGCGGGTGGAGGGGCCGCGGCAGTGGCTGGCGTTTCCGGCGGGGCAGTCGGCGGCGCCGCTCGTCGCGCGGCTCGCGGCGGAGTATCCGCTGGTGGACCTGTCGGTGCGGGAGCCGGACATCGAGGCCGTCATCGCCAAGATGTACGCGGAGAAGGCCGTCTCGTAG
- a CDS encoding glucose PTS transporter subunit EIIB, giving the protein MATKAEKIVAALGGLDNIEEIEGCITRLRTEVSDASLVDEAALKAAGAHGVVKMGTAIQVVIGTDADPIAAEIEDMM; this is encoded by the coding sequence ATGGCCACCAAGGCTGAGAAGATCGTCGCCGCGCTCGGCGGGCTGGACAACATCGAGGAGATCGAGGGCTGCATCACCCGCCTGCGCACCGAGGTGTCCGACGCCTCTCTGGTCGACGAGGCCGCCCTGAAGGCCGCCGGAGCCCACGGCGTCGTCAAGATGGGTACCGCCATCCAGGTCGTCATCGGCACCGACGCCGACCCGATCGCCGCGGAGATCGAAGACATGATGTGA
- a CDS encoding PTS transporter subunit EIIC codes for MSAESTPAGSTVSPARARWHRLFQGLQKMGRSLQLPIAVLPAAGILNRLGQPDVFGKDGLGWINVSRVMTGAGGALLDGSLGLPLLFCVGVAIGMAKKADGSTALAAVAGFLVYYGVLHQFPVSCPGGAKAIPQVGCQVSGGAGVGSVTPFTFQNPGIFGGIVMGLLAAFFWARFHRTRLVDWLGFFNGRRLVPIIMAFVAIVFAALCLWIWPPIGSGLESFSHWLRDAGAWGAGVFGVANRALLVVGLHQFLNVPIWFQFGSYTKPDGTVVHGDINMFLAGDPHAGQFTSGFFPIMMFALPAAALAITHCAKPHRRKEVGGLMLSVALTSFVTGITEPIEYSFLFIAPLLYAFHAVLTGVSMAVTWALGVHDGFSFSAGLIDYVINWNLATRPWAIIPIGLCFAAVYYVVFRFAITKFDLKTPGREPEDEVEDITKA; via the coding sequence ATGAGCGCCGAGAGCACACCCGCCGGCAGCACGGTCAGCCCGGCGCGGGCACGCTGGCACCGTCTGTTCCAGGGCCTGCAGAAGATGGGCCGGAGTCTGCAACTGCCGATCGCGGTGCTGCCGGCGGCGGGCATCCTCAACCGCCTGGGCCAGCCGGACGTGTTCGGCAAGGACGGGCTGGGCTGGATCAACGTCTCCAGGGTGATGACGGGCGCGGGCGGCGCCCTGCTCGACGGCTCGCTCGGTCTTCCGCTGCTGTTCTGCGTGGGCGTGGCGATCGGCATGGCGAAAAAGGCGGACGGCTCGACGGCGCTCGCGGCGGTGGCGGGCTTCCTCGTCTACTACGGCGTGCTGCACCAGTTCCCCGTGTCCTGCCCCGGCGGCGCGAAGGCGATCCCGCAGGTCGGCTGTCAGGTCAGCGGCGGCGCGGGCGTGGGCTCGGTGACGCCCTTCACCTTCCAGAACCCGGGCATCTTCGGCGGCATCGTCATGGGTCTGCTGGCCGCGTTCTTCTGGGCCCGTTTCCACCGCACCAGACTGGTGGACTGGCTCGGCTTCTTCAACGGGCGGCGCCTGGTGCCGATCATCATGGCCTTCGTCGCCATCGTCTTCGCGGCGCTGTGCCTGTGGATCTGGCCGCCGATCGGCAGCGGTCTGGAGAGCTTCAGCCACTGGCTGCGGGACGCGGGCGCCTGGGGCGCGGGCGTCTTCGGGGTGGCGAACCGCGCACTGCTGGTGGTCGGCCTGCACCAGTTCCTGAACGTGCCCATCTGGTTCCAGTTCGGCAGTTACACCAAGCCGGACGGCACGGTGGTGCACGGCGACATCAACATGTTCCTGGCGGGCGACCCGCACGCGGGCCAGTTCACCTCGGGCTTCTTCCCGATCATGATGTTCGCGCTGCCGGCGGCCGCGCTGGCGATCACCCACTGCGCCAAGCCGCACCGCCGCAAGGAGGTCGGCGGTCTGATGCTGTCGGTGGCGCTGACGTCGTTCGTGACGGGCATCACCGAACCGATCGAGTACTCCTTCCTCTTCATCGCACCCCTGCTCTACGCCTTCCACGCCGTGCTCACCGGTGTCTCGATGGCGGTGACCTGGGCGCTCGGGGTGCACGACGGCTTCAGCTTCTCGGCCGGTCTGATCGACTACGTGATCAACTGGAACCTGGCGACGAGACCGTGGGCGATCATCCCGATCGGCCTGTGCTTCGCGGCGGTCTATTACGTCGTCTTCCGGTTCGCCATCACGAAGTTCGACCTGAAGACACCGGGCCGCGAACCGGAGGACGAGGTCGAGGACATCACCAAGGCGTGA
- a CDS encoding ABC transporter permease: MIAGMWVRSTMAYRASFVMTTFGSFATTFFDFVGIMLMFSRVHALGGWSLPEVAFLYGLSGTAFGLADLVIGSMERLGRRVRDGTLDTLLVRPAPVLAQVAADQFALRRLGRVVQGGLVLGWSLTRVDVDWTPLKLLLMPVMVVSGCGIFCAVFVAGAAFQFLAQDASEVQNAFTYGGTTLLQYPPTVFAKELVRGVTFVLPLAFVNWLPATYVLGRPYPLGLPEWVAFTPPLVAVGCCALAGLAWRAGLRSYRSTGS; this comes from the coding sequence ATGATCGCCGGGATGTGGGTGCGGTCCACGATGGCGTACCGCGCCTCGTTCGTGATGACCACGTTCGGCAGCTTCGCGACGACGTTCTTCGACTTTGTCGGGATCATGCTGATGTTCTCGCGGGTGCATGCCCTGGGCGGCTGGTCGCTGCCCGAGGTGGCCTTTCTCTACGGCCTGTCCGGTACGGCCTTCGGGCTGGCCGACCTGGTGATCGGGTCGATGGAGCGGCTGGGGCGCCGGGTGCGCGACGGCACGCTGGACACGCTGCTGGTGCGCCCGGCCCCGGTGCTGGCGCAGGTGGCGGCCGACCAGTTCGCGCTTCGGCGGCTGGGCCGGGTGGTGCAGGGCGGACTGGTGCTGGGCTGGTCGCTGACCCGGGTCGACGTCGACTGGACGCCGCTGAAGCTGCTGCTGATGCCGGTGATGGTGGTGAGCGGCTGCGGGATCTTCTGCGCGGTGTTCGTGGCGGGCGCCGCCTTCCAGTTCCTGGCGCAGGACGCCTCGGAGGTGCAGAACGCCTTCACCTACGGCGGTACGACGCTGCTGCAGTATCCGCCGACGGTGTTCGCGAAGGAGCTGGTGCGCGGGGTGACCTTCGTGCTGCCGCTGGCCTTCGTCAACTGGCTGCCCGCGACCTATGTGCTGGGGCGGCCGTATCCGCTGGGGCTGCCCGAGTGGGTGGCGTTCACTCCGCCGCTGGTGGCGGTGGGGTGCTGTGCGCTGGCGGGGCTGGCCTGGCGGGCGGGACTTCGTTCGTACCGGAGCACAGGGAGCTGA